In Alnus glutinosa chromosome 7, dhAlnGlut1.1, whole genome shotgun sequence, the sequence AAACAATCTACTACTCCATTACAATCATTTCAAACAACATTACCCAAAAGATTACCAACAAACTCAAACAAAAGCTTTTAGAATTAACGACCGCCTGAGAGAAGCGAGTCTGCAGCAAAAGAGGTCTGCGTGAATGGCCTGTCCCCTGAAGACGGATAGGACATCGCAAAATCACTGAAACCACCTCCCTTATGCGCAAATGTTAAGCCGCTGGAACAAAGGCCAAGCGACGTTAACTCTGGAAGAGGAAAGTCACCCTCCAAGAACTGCACAACTTGGCGCATGCTTGGCCTAGCTGAAGGCTCTGAATGAGAGCAGAGCAACCCAAGTTTCAAAACCAGCTCTACTTCCTCTGCTACATAATCTGTTCCCAAACATTGATCCCTTGCCTCAAGAATTTCGCCTCGGTTCCAATGAGAAAACACCCAATCAAGCAAAAGGTCATCATCTGCTGCTCTCCGTGGCTCTATTGGTCTCCTTCCACAAGCAACCTCGAGCAAAAATGCCCCGAAAGCAAACACATCGGTGCCTGGCGTGGCCTTGCCGCTTCGACTATGCTCCGGCGCAAGATACCCAAGAGTTCCAGCCGCATGGGTGGTTTGAGGATCAGCTCCATGGTCATATAATCTTGCAAGACCGAAGTCTCCCAATCTGGCATTCAATTCACCATCCAGCAAGACATTACTAGCCTTGACATCTCTGTGAATAACAACTTGCTCCCATTCTTCGTGCAGATAAAACAGCCCCGATGCCACACCTTTTATCACTCGAAATCTCTGGCTCCAGCTCAGGGTAACCTCAGGTTGGTCGAAGAGGTACTTGTCTAGGCTGCGGTTGGGCATGTAGTCGTACACCAAAAGCAGCTCTCTCTTGCGCCGGCAATACCCAAAGAGTGGTACTAAATTCCTGTGACGAAGCCGACCAATGCTTACAATTTCTGCAACAAATTGTTTCATTCCCTGCCTTGATTCATGGGAGACCTTCTTCACTGCAATCTCAATTTTAGAGGTAGGTAGTATACCTCTATACACCCTGCCAAATCCACCGGAGCCCAACAGCTCTTTGTCCCTAAATCCTTTTGTGGCAATATAAAGATCTTTGTACTTGAATCTGTGAGGCCCATATTGAAGCTCCCAGTCTTCTAGCAATTCTGCAAACTTCCTCTTCCTTCTTATTACATAAACCACAGCTGAAACTGCTACCGAGACTAAACTAACAATAATAATAGGCAACCCAATTGTCAGAAATTTAGATCTCGGTTTAGCTCCTATCCGAGGCAGCTTGGGAAGTAGAGAGAGGACAAGTTCTGGAGCCGGGCCGTTCACCTTAAAGCTCCAACCCGTAACATAATGGGCTGTTAGGACTGAGCCGGTTGCAGACGAGAAGCCAACATACATGTTTTTTTCAATGACCGTTGAAAGATCATAGGACAAAGACAAGAGCGGAGTTTTGGGTTTACCTCCATTAATTGGAGCTAAAGTAACACTGATTTGCTTCTTGACACCATCGTAATCCACCCAAACTTGCATTTGCTCGCCTCTTATAAGCCTCAGGGTCCTAAACTCACTGCCATTGTCATCAGCATAATATCCTGCGTCAAAAGATTTCACGGACTTCAACCCATTTATATCAATCCCAACATGGTTATCATTGATGTCATCAAACTCGTTGTTCTGGATGGTATCGAGCTCTATTGCGAGAACATGATTGGCGGCACTACCATTGTTGCTACCACTGAAAAGGCCAAGGAACTGGCTTGGCAGAGCTCCTGGGAGCCCTCTTGTGGGAGCAATCACGAAAGCAATTCCATGACCGCTCAAAGTGGGATATTCAGAAATGATACCAAATACAAAGGTCGTAGAGAAGGAGGAAACGGTGCCATTCGACGAATTCTTGAAGCTTATTGGATTGGGGTAGAAAGCGTGACCCATTTGTTGACGCTTTGTATTATCAGTGAGCTTCAAAAGGCCAGTAGAAGTGATTCCGGCTATGCCGTCTATGCTTAGATTTTCCGGTTTAAACCCGACGAAGGTGAAGTTGGTATTTTCGGAGGCTACTAAGCTGATTAGGAGAGGCAGAAGGAATACTAGGTTAGACAACATGGCTGTATTTTGCATCCGCTCCCTCTTTTCATGGTTTCATAGTTCCACTTTCAAGTTTAAAGACATGTAGCGCGTCGGTTTACATGTTTTTTGATGCagccttttgtgttttttttttttttttttttttttttttttttttttttttgtgtttttgtgttttttttctagTAGATTGAACAAGAAAAACTACTAACAAGCTTAATGCAAAAAGGAAATTAACAACTTAATAGGAGTTGGGTCATTCCGACTTACAATAGAAACAAATGGTGGGGGAGGAGGAGCAGTGGAAATGCAGTTAGAAAAGTATCTGGCTACGGCTCAATGTACTATCAAGTGAGCACAAAAATTTGCACTTCTATTGACTTTTATAacactcactacaaaaaaaattgcattttgccacttgcatttcaccacgtgtacggacacagtacacgtggcgaacagtttgccacgtgtaaatgGCCACGTGTGCGACTCGTGTTAGATCCGGTTGTTACTAAATGCACATTTTATCGCGTGTACcacaatacacgtggccactgtgCCACGTGTATTATAGTACACGCGGctgacagttagccacgtgtatttagtaCACGCGGCTGACTGTTTGCCGCGTGTACTTcaatactcgtgtccacttggCCATGTGTTTTGAAGTACACGCAGCAAACAGTCAGCCGCGTGtactaaatacacgtggctaactacttcatttttttttttaaaaaaaaaaaaaagaagaaggatagaagaaatttctgttcttcttctctttttctttttcttttttcaccgGTATTTTCTTTCGCCAATCACCAGAAATCACCCAGTCGCCGGTAATTAGATTCAAATTACTAACCCATGTTGCTAACcaccacttttattttttaaaaaaaaggaagaagaacataaattaatttatgttcttcttcttcttcttttttttcccaacaATTTTTGCCTAGCCCTCGCtggaaaattttgtttttccccTCACCGGAAACTTCTGCAAGGCCGGCGAAATCTTCACCTTCCTTCTCCCATGAAATCGAATCCAGAAAATTCTCCAAAAATCCTCTGTCGACCGCATTTCCataaaatcaccaacaaaacaccaaaaaataccaacaatcaccaaaaatcaacaacaaaaaccaaaaatcaccacGTCGTCGACCATGGCTCATCACTGCCATGGATTTTCCTTCCCCGGCGACGGGAAAAAACCACTGGCCTCTTTTCCTCATCATCACCAGAAATTTTCTCCGTCACCAACGACCAAAACGAGCTTTTCTGAGTGGTAGCGATCCAGTTGTCGTgtgctgaaaaaaaaatatagacaaaTTAAAGTGAGACAGAGAAGGACGAGAGA encodes:
- the LOC133872926 gene encoding L-type lectin-domain containing receptor kinase IV.1-like, with translation MQNTAMLSNLVFLLPLLISLVASENTNFTFVGFKPENLSIDGIAGITSTGLLKLTDNTKRQQMGHAFYPNPISFKNSSNGTVSSFSTTFVFGIISEYPTLSGHGIAFVIAPTRGLPGALPSQFLGLFSGSNNGSAANHVLAIELDTIQNNEFDDINDNHVGIDINGLKSVKSFDAGYYADDNGSEFRTLRLIRGEQMQVWVDYDGVKKQISVTLAPINGGKPKTPLLSLSYDLSTVIEKNMYVGFSSATGSVLTAHYVTGWSFKVNGPAPELVLSLLPKLPRIGAKPRSKFLTIGLPIIIVSLVSVAVSAVVYVIRRKRKFAELLEDWELQYGPHRFKYKDLYIATKGFRDKELLGSGGFGRVYRGILPTSKIEIAVKKVSHESRQGMKQFVAEIVSIGRLRHRNLVPLFGYCRRKRELLLVYDYMPNRSLDKYLFDQPEVTLSWSQRFRVIKGVASGLFYLHEEWEQVVIHRDVKASNVLLDGELNARLGDFGLARLYDHGADPQTTHAAGTLGYLAPEHSRSGKATPGTDVFAFGAFLLEVACGRRPIEPRRAADDDLLLDWVFSHWNRGEILEARDQCLGTDYVAEEVELVLKLGLLCSHSEPSARPSMRQVVQFLEGDFPLPELTSLGLCSSGLTFAHKGGGFSDFAMSYPSSGDRPFTQTSFAADSLLSGGR